Proteins from a single region of Dyadobacter fanqingshengii:
- a CDS encoding integrase core domain-containing protein translates to MEQKFIQPGKPMHNGYNERLNRTYREDVLDAYFFDSLEQLRISSDKWLDNFNSKHPHRSMKGLTPNQKRTLLKNSAMKNEELTIEINNRV, encoded by the coding sequence ATTGAGCAAAAATTCATCCAGCCGGGAAAGCCAATGCATAATGGTTACAATGAAAGATTAAACAGAACCTACCGCGAAGACGTCTTGGATGCTTACTTCTTTGATTCTCTGGAACAGCTGCGCATTTCGTCAGATAAATGGCTTGATAATTTCAACAGCAAACATCCGCACAGGTCAATGAAAGGATTAACTCCAAATCAAAAGCGCACACTGCTGAAAAACAGTGCCATGAAAAATGAAGAATTAACTATTGAAATCAACAACCGAGTCTAA
- a CDS encoding FMN-binding negative transcriptional regulator: MMKKTDHCKAFEMHPNVMAVFSGTHSYISASVYEKPAAASTWNYKTVQAKGIIRLLSQEQTYEIIKDITDKYEDSYSSPSAFHKMDQEYIRKNLKAITGFEIVVSDISHVFKMSQDHSQQDRERIVEDLLRKEDALSLQMAEEMKRYV, from the coding sequence GTGATGAAAAAGACCGATCATTGCAAGGCCTTTGAAATGCATCCGAATGTGATGGCAGTTTTTAGCGGTACACACAGCTATATTAGTGCGTCGGTCTATGAAAAGCCTGCTGCTGCTTCCACCTGGAACTACAAAACAGTACAAGCCAAAGGGATAATAAGGCTGCTCTCGCAAGAGCAGACCTATGAAATCATAAAAGACATTACTGATAAATACGAAGATTCATACAGCAGCCCCTCGGCATTCCACAAAATGGATCAGGAATATATCCGCAAAAATCTGAAAGCCATCACCGGTTTTGAAATTGTGGTTTCTGATATTTCCCATGTCTTCAAAATGAGCCAGGACCACTCTCAACAGGACAGAGAAAGAATAGTTGAAGACTTACTGCGGAAGGAAGATGCCTTGTCCCTTCAGATGGCAGAAGAGATGAAACGCTATGTTTAA
- a CDS encoding IS66 family transposase — MTRSAQRALSMIQALYGVERKAKEQGLDAAAIKMLLPKKSLPVINELGKCIFEQIKSTLPKSQIGKAMQYSYAHGDTLSAYLHDGNLLIENNQIENAIRPLALGTKKLLIRRILRCRTTSCHDLFFFLQSAKNTASIPSIG; from the coding sequence ATGACAAGGTCAGCACAAAGGGCGCTATCCATGATCCAGGCGCTCTATGGCGTCGAGCGCAAAGCGAAAGAACAGGGGTTGGATGCGGCGGCAATCAAAATGCTGCTGCCAAAAAAATCCTTACCGGTCATCAACGAGTTGGGTAAATGTATATTCGAGCAAATAAAAAGCACGCTTCCCAAGAGCCAAATTGGAAAAGCGATGCAATACAGCTACGCCCACGGGGATACGCTAAGTGCATATCTGCACGATGGAAATCTATTGATAGAAAACAACCAAATCGAAAACGCCATCCGCCCTTTGGCCCTGGGCACAAAAAAATTACTTATTCGCAGGATTCTACGATGCCGCACAACGAGCTGCCATGATCTATTCTTTTTTTTGCAATCTGCAAAAAACACAGCTTCAATCCCTTCCATTGGCTAA
- the pdxR gene encoding MocR-like pyridoxine biosynthesis transcription factor PdxR, which yields MLRPWKLEIRINHKSQKPVYLQIADAVISDIQSGRLSSGDALPGSRNLAEMLHVNRNTIVEALHVLLNEEWIVSKERKGTFVAGTLPVFSRQRKTEITTPDQSLPKQHYRIIFDDGYPDSKIAPVTELARGYRQIFNRSARWQMMGYGCEFGHADFIEAIVQMLNHQRGMQVSSSSVCVTRGSQMAMYLAAHCICSKGDFVLVENPGYQPAWKAFETAGATLLPVRVDKDGLVTSDVIDHLKTHPNIKAIYTTPHHQYPTTVTLSLQRRLELIRLSNAHGFIIIEDDYDNEFHFGYRPVLPVSSFAQLQNFVYIGTMSKVVAPALRIGYLISHDASLISKVGELRKIIDVQGDGIMEQAVLQLIQDGTIKRHIKKATSYYKAKRDYTVSLLNTYLKEKADYTVPEGGLAIWIQPKQAQNWRQVKDMMATSGVKILPPENYSNAPSVNGIRLGYGSLSEKDLKEGIVLLAKHLTFT from the coding sequence ATGCTTAGACCCTGGAAATTGGAAATCCGGATTAATCATAAGTCACAAAAGCCCGTTTATCTGCAAATCGCTGATGCTGTCATTTCAGATATTCAATCTGGAAGACTTAGTAGCGGTGATGCTTTGCCGGGAAGCCGCAACCTAGCCGAAATGTTGCATGTGAACCGGAATACGATTGTAGAAGCATTGCATGTGCTGCTTAACGAAGAATGGATTGTATCCAAAGAACGGAAAGGGACATTTGTTGCCGGCACACTGCCGGTGTTCAGCAGGCAGCGTAAGACAGAAATCACCACACCGGATCAAAGCCTACCGAAGCAACATTACAGGATCATTTTTGATGATGGTTATCCAGATAGCAAAATTGCGCCCGTGACCGAGTTGGCGCGTGGATACCGGCAGATTTTCAACCGGAGTGCAAGATGGCAAATGATGGGTTACGGCTGCGAATTCGGTCATGCGGATTTCATCGAAGCCATTGTACAAATGCTCAACCATCAACGTGGCATGCAGGTCAGCAGCAGTTCCGTTTGCGTGACGCGTGGCAGCCAGATGGCGATGTATCTCGCTGCCCATTGTATTTGTTCAAAAGGCGATTTTGTCCTGGTCGAAAATCCGGGTTACCAGCCTGCCTGGAAAGCATTTGAAACGGCTGGTGCCACATTGCTGCCTGTACGGGTCGATAAGGACGGTCTGGTTACCAGCGATGTGATTGATCATTTGAAAACCCACCCCAACATAAAGGCTATTTACACAACACCGCATCACCAATATCCGACCACGGTAACATTAAGTCTGCAACGAAGGCTTGAACTGATCCGCTTGTCCAACGCTCATGGATTTATCATAATTGAGGACGATTACGACAACGAATTTCATTTCGGGTATCGTCCTGTGCTTCCGGTTTCGAGCTTCGCCCAGCTACAAAATTTTGTGTACATCGGTACGATGAGCAAAGTTGTGGCGCCTGCTTTGCGCATTGGCTATCTGATTAGTCACGATGCTTCGCTGATTTCTAAAGTAGGTGAGCTGCGCAAGATTATTGATGTTCAGGGTGATGGCATTATGGAACAGGCCGTTTTGCAGCTCATCCAGGACGGAACGATAAAACGCCACATTAAAAAAGCAACAAGCTACTACAAAGCAAAGCGCGACTACACGGTTTCGTTGCTGAATACTTATCTAAAAGAAAAGGCTGACTATACAGTTCCGGAAGGCGGTCTGGCGATTTGGATACAACCAAAGCAAGCGCAAAACTGGCGGCAGGTCAAAGACATGATGGCCACAAGTGGCGTTAAAATACTCCCACCGGAAAATTATAGCAACGCCCCATCGGTCAACGGCATCAGACTGGGTTACGGTTCACTTTCCGAAAAGGACTTAAAAGAAGGAATAGTGCTCTTAGCCAAACACCTGACTTTTACTTGA
- a CDS encoding alpha/beta fold hydrolase, with product MRSQLLIAILSASFYTVFGQQGLVKGHPQLAYWKLGNKSEVVIVLHGGPACHHEYLRPELDLLGGSATIIYYDQRGCGKSERSNSYTWKDHVKDLQRLITDLAPRKKIFLAGSSWGSLLAILYVYTYPKSVKGLILSGTVRWMGEGAPYIRDSEFKYNKPHKQPMHEKALAESLLSDGTIELDTIEISKMLEVESGIQLHEAMASLISAPIADSLAKIRVPILMFNGERSHRYDWVDKYMELFPKVELHTFPVAGHDPWFSNPKHFAKRCNEFIFRNK from the coding sequence ATGCGGTCACAATTGCTTATTGCGATACTTTCAGCCAGTTTTTATACAGTATTTGGCCAGCAGGGGCTCGTAAAGGGCCACCCGCAATTAGCTTATTGGAAACTTGGCAATAAATCGGAAGTGGTGATAGTGCTACATGGCGGGCCTGCATGTCATCACGAGTACCTTCGACCGGAGCTTGATCTACTAGGCGGGAGTGCTACAATCATTTACTACGATCAAAGAGGTTGTGGTAAAAGTGAGCGAAGCAACAGCTACACGTGGAAGGATCATGTGAAGGACTTACAACGGCTTATCACGGATCTGGCTCCCAGAAAAAAAATATTTTTGGCTGGGTCATCATGGGGAAGCTTACTTGCAATACTGTATGTCTATACTTATCCCAAAAGTGTTAAAGGCCTTATTTTAAGTGGAACGGTCAGATGGATGGGTGAAGGAGCACCTTACATTAGAGATAGTGAATTTAAATATAACAAACCGCACAAGCAGCCAATGCATGAAAAGGCGCTGGCAGAATCTCTTCTATCAGATGGAACAATTGAACTAGATACCATAGAAATTTCAAAAATGCTAGAGGTAGAATCAGGGATACAACTTCACGAGGCCATGGCAAGTTTAATCTCGGCGCCGATCGCTGACAGTCTGGCTAAAATCCGTGTACCTATTCTAATGTTTAATGGAGAGCGTAGCCATAGGTATGATTGGGTAGACAAGTATATGGAGCTATTTCCAAAAGTTGAATTACACACCTTTCCTGTTGCTGGCCATGATCCCTGGTTTAGTAATCCAAAACACTTCGCAAAGCGATGCAATGAATTCATTTTCAGAAATAAATAG
- a CDS encoding catalase-related domain-containing protein, translating to MTGDAAHWDHREDNDYFSQPGNLFRLMNEQQKTALFDNTAEAVGGAQHFIQIRHIRNCYQADPEYGRGVAKALGLFMEVVRDYQGYEMKPLSEMQIV from the coding sequence ATAACCGGAGACGCGGCGCATTGGGACCACCGCGAAGACAACGACTATTTCAGCCAACCGGGGAACCTGTTCCGTCTGATGAATGAACAGCAAAAGACAGCGCTTTTCGATAACACTGCAGAAGCAGTTGGCGGCGCGCAGCATTTCATTCAAATCCGCCACATTCGTAACTGCTACCAGGCCGACCCGGAATACGGACGGGGCGTGGCAAAGGCGCTTGGCTTATTTATGGAGGTAGTCCGTGATTACCAGGGTTACGAAATGAAGCCGCTTTCGGAAATGCAGATCGTATAG
- the hmpA gene encoding NO-inducible flavohemoprotein, whose product MTNEQKDLVKATVPVLKANGVALTTYFYNRMLTKNPELRNVFNSANQHTGAQPTALAMAVLAYAEHIDNPQVLSHAVNRIANKHVSLDVRPEQYAIVGKHLLASIGEVLGEAATPELIDAWLVAYQQLAGIMSGAEADLYSQSAAKEGGWSGWRPFVVKQKVQESDEITSFYLHPADQGKVAGFIPGQYITVRLFVPELHVFQPRQYSISCAPNGEYYRISVKKEHGNQQRPEGYVSNLLHNSIQEGTMIEVAAPSGDFVLDTEKTDPIVFISGGVGVTPFMSMLDYLISAGNKRPVTWIHGCRGYRVHAFKDHVRELGEKHDAMSVHTFYDKIEQQIEDGYYEGFVDLSKVQQAMQPDAQYYICGPGAFIKKHFDYLSAQGVAREAIHFEEFGPATLAVE is encoded by the coding sequence ATGACAAACGAACAAAAAGATCTCGTAAAGGCCACTGTGCCAGTTTTAAAAGCAAATGGCGTGGCGCTGACGACTTATTTTTATAACAGAATGCTCACAAAAAATCCCGAGCTCAGAAATGTATTCAATTCAGCAAACCAGCATACTGGGGCTCAGCCCACTGCGCTGGCAATGGCTGTGTTGGCATATGCAGAACATATCGACAACCCGCAGGTGCTTTCTCATGCCGTAAACCGGATCGCCAACAAACATGTAAGTCTCGACGTCAGACCCGAGCAGTATGCCATTGTGGGCAAGCATTTGCTGGCTTCCATTGGCGAGGTGCTTGGCGAGGCGGCAACACCTGAGCTGATAGATGCCTGGCTGGTCGCTTACCAGCAACTGGCAGGGATTATGTCGGGGGCAGAAGCTGATTTGTATAGCCAGTCCGCAGCAAAAGAAGGTGGATGGAGCGGGTGGCGGCCATTTGTGGTAAAACAAAAAGTGCAGGAGTCGGACGAGATCACTTCGTTCTATCTGCATCCTGCCGACCAGGGAAAAGTAGCCGGTTTTATTCCGGGACAATACATTACAGTGCGCTTGTTTGTGCCGGAGCTGCATGTTTTCCAGCCGCGGCAATACAGCATTTCCTGCGCTCCTAATGGCGAATATTACCGCATTTCCGTAAAAAAAGAGCATGGCAACCAGCAGCGGCCGGAAGGTTATGTCAGCAATCTACTGCACAACAGCATTCAGGAAGGTACGATGATTGAGGTGGCTGCGCCGTCAGGTGATTTTGTTCTTGATACTGAGAAAACGGATCCTATTGTATTCATCAGCGGCGGCGTTGGCGTCACTCCATTCATGAGTATGCTGGATTATCTGATTTCGGCCGGAAACAAAAGACCTGTTACGTGGATTCATGGATGCCGGGGTTACCGGGTGCATGCTTTTAAAGATCATGTGCGTGAACTTGGCGAAAAGCATGACGCAATGTCGGTTCACACTTTTTATGACAAGATTGAACAGCAAATTGAAGATGGTTATTATGAAGGTTTTGTGGATCTCAGTAAGGTGCAGCAAGCCATGCAACCCGATGCCCAATATTACATCTGCGGACCGGGCGCTTTTATCAAGAAACATTTTGACTATCTGAGTGCGCAGGGTGTTGCACGCGAGGCTATCCATTTTGAGGAATTTGGTCCAGCCACATTGGCTGTGGAATAA
- a CDS encoding cupin domain-containing protein, with protein sequence MDTFSSKDFHQTFARPQFQKPAYLIHKNVENAGEHNQFSTERKHPVFFVDLPSKNVSMTIGGLLPGQLTNRHRHTYETVLYVLEGKGITEIEGEKVEWEKGDAVYIPSWAWHRHQNLSDAQPAKYIACENAPQLQNLGVALREEEGRDL encoded by the coding sequence ATGGATACGTTCAGTTCAAAAGATTTTCATCAGACATTTGCACGGCCACAGTTTCAAAAACCGGCCTATCTGATCCATAAGAATGTGGAAAACGCCGGAGAGCACAACCAGTTCTCAACAGAGCGCAAGCATCCTGTTTTCTTCGTGGATCTGCCCAGCAAAAATGTGAGCATGACCATCGGCGGCTTGTTACCAGGCCAGCTGACCAACAGGCACCGTCATACTTACGAAACGGTGCTATATGTTCTGGAAGGCAAAGGAATTACTGAAATCGAAGGTGAAAAAGTGGAATGGGAAAAGGGAGATGCCGTTTACATTCCTTCCTGGGCATGGCACAGACATCAAAACCTGAGTGATGCACAGCCGGCAAAGTACATTGCCTGCGAAAACGCGCCCCAGCTTCAAAATCTGGGCGTTGCGCTTCGCGAAGAAGAAGGAAGAGATCTTTAA
- a CDS encoding transposase produces the protein MQGRKNYTEKLFMSFQLSERIPKANFYRRLRESLDLNSIHKETRALYGSTGNPSIDPVVFFKLMLVGYLENVTSDRKLVDHCSMRMDILYFLGYDIDEQLPWHSTISRTRQLYPDSVFESLFNKVFALCVDKGMVSGHTQALDSAPIKANASMESLELKKPFQSIERHFAAVNTENQEPVITATPSTVGLITAPQHHLNRVKHVHDKLRKNPVGASGASHEKAQLFSNKTHYNPHDPDARISVKPGKARKLNYHCSMAVDSGQGVISHIQADFADGRDSQYLPAMTVQVQKRLKANDLRMTELLADAGYSNGFNYEFLELRNITPWIPVFGKYKPEREWVTYVSFP, from the coding sequence ATGCAAGGAAGAAAAAACTACACGGAAAAACTGTTCATGAGCTTCCAGTTATCCGAGCGGATTCCGAAGGCTAATTTTTATCGAAGGCTGAGAGAATCGCTGGATTTGAACTCCATCCACAAAGAAACCAGAGCGCTTTATGGAAGCACTGGAAACCCTTCCATAGACCCGGTCGTGTTTTTTAAGCTAATGCTTGTCGGCTACCTCGAAAATGTAACGTCTGACCGCAAGTTGGTAGATCACTGCTCAATGCGCATGGACATTCTTTATTTTTTGGGCTATGATATTGACGAGCAGCTACCTTGGCATTCGACTATTAGCCGGACCAGGCAATTATATCCAGATAGTGTTTTTGAATCTCTATTCAACAAGGTGTTTGCTCTGTGTGTTGACAAGGGCATGGTTAGTGGACATACCCAAGCCCTGGATTCGGCACCGATTAAGGCCAATGCTTCAATGGAAAGTCTTGAACTGAAAAAGCCTTTTCAATCTATTGAAAGGCACTTTGCAGCAGTGAATACCGAGAACCAAGAGCCAGTCATCACTGCTACACCTTCGACAGTGGGGTTGATCACTGCTCCACAGCATCATTTGAACCGTGTGAAACATGTCCACGATAAACTGCGTAAAAATCCAGTCGGCGCCAGCGGCGCTTCTCATGAAAAAGCTCAGTTATTCAGTAATAAAACACATTATAATCCGCATGATCCGGATGCTCGTATTTCAGTAAAGCCTGGCAAGGCAAGAAAACTTAACTACCACTGCAGTATGGCTGTAGATTCAGGTCAGGGCGTAATTAGTCATATACAGGCAGACTTCGCCGATGGCAGAGACAGTCAATATCTGCCAGCAATGACGGTGCAAGTCCAAAAACGATTAAAGGCTAATGATCTTCGGATGACAGAGCTATTAGCAGACGCAGGGTACTCAAATGGGTTTAACTATGAATTCCTGGAACTAAGAAATATCACACCATGGATTCCTGTTTTTGGAAAGTACAAACCAGAAAGGGAATGGGTTACCTATGTAAGCTTCCCCTAA
- a CDS encoding dihydrodipicolinate synthase family protein: MKNAPFKGIIAYPITPFDENESVDLPLFKTLVERLVASGSHGIAPLGSTGVLPYLTDQEKEAITEATIQQVAGRVPTLVGVSNLTTERTIHHAKFAEKAGATAVMIIPMSYWKLTDDEIVKHYDAVASKISIPIMAYNNPATGGVDMSPTLLKRLLEIPNVTMIKESTGDVQRMHLLKRELGDDVAFYNGSNPLALAAFAAGAEGWCTAAPNLIPELNLSLYDAIQNNDLASAQILFLEQLNLLRFIVAKGLPRAIQAGLTILGENAGHLRAPLQPLTKIETTELSHILETTKVVFD; encoded by the coding sequence ATGAAAAATGCTCCATTCAAGGGGATCATCGCATACCCTATTACGCCATTTGACGAAAATGAAAGCGTAGATCTGCCCCTGTTCAAGACACTGGTTGAACGCCTCGTTGCATCCGGTTCGCACGGCATAGCGCCACTGGGAAGCACTGGCGTGCTGCCATACCTTACAGATCAGGAAAAAGAGGCCATTACCGAGGCTACGATCCAGCAAGTTGCGGGGCGCGTGCCGACTTTGGTCGGTGTGTCCAACCTTACCACCGAGCGGACGATTCATCATGCCAAGTTTGCCGAAAAAGCAGGCGCAACTGCGGTCATGATCATTCCAATGAGTTACTGGAAACTGACCGATGATGAGATAGTCAAGCATTATGATGCCGTCGCGTCCAAAATCTCCATTCCCATCATGGCATACAACAACCCGGCAACGGGCGGCGTCGATATGTCGCCTACCCTTTTGAAACGGTTGCTGGAAATTCCCAATGTAACCATGATCAAAGAAAGCACGGGTGATGTGCAGCGTATGCATTTGCTAAAAAGAGAACTGGGCGATGATGTGGCATTTTACAATGGCTCCAACCCGCTGGCGCTCGCCGCATTTGCCGCAGGCGCCGAAGGATGGTGCACCGCCGCACCCAATTTGATCCCCGAACTCAACCTGAGTCTATACGACGCAATTCAAAACAATGATCTGGCATCAGCTCAAATTCTTTTTCTCGAACAGTTGAATCTGCTCAGGTTCATCGTCGCCAAAGGCTTGCCCCGGGCCATTCAAGCAGGCTTAACAATTCTTGGAGAAAACGCAGGGCATTTGCGCGCACCACTGCAACCGCTTACGAAAATTGAAACCACAGAACTCAGCCACATTCTGGAAACCACAAAAGTGGTTTTCGACTGA
- a CDS encoding thioredoxin family protein encodes MSKSIFYHAGCPVCVSAEHDILNLIGADQVEVVNIGEDRSRLTEAESAGIKSVPALLTPNGNVLHINFGASLEDVKG; translated from the coding sequence ATGAGCAAGTCAATTTTCTATCACGCAGGTTGTCCGGTATGCGTCAGTGCAGAGCACGACATTCTTAATCTAATCGGTGCAGATCAGGTTGAAGTTGTGAATATCGGGGAAGACCGCAGCCGTCTCACCGAAGCAGAAAGTGCTGGGATTAAATCGGTTCCCGCGCTGCTTACGCCAAATGGCAATGTACTGCATATCAATTTCGGCGCATCGCTGGAAGATGTTAAAGGTTGA
- a CDS encoding tetratricopeptide repeat protein produces MKHLVLYLFGIISIPGYCQDCLNYASLIKGGDIFYQQKQYRQALNKYNAARLCSPSKSIEIDRKVNLLFESIENEKNEAISQKKVAEKLKELANINERKAIVEKENANKILQTMQFENLSLEESIKSANLSTIYLLDEYKKSKPLEDQYEYIYRIGKSYLELRNFEKSKPLIRQVEERFPQNIWALKSLSYIYYSIGDLDSSLYFSDRALNISALNETANLNKALCLVDKGAFTDAKKQIAFFINNFHKIDNSNFFQSNISEDIYTKFKSRKFSIAADQISTVFSFLNDAINIYSGDTISLSKIITESNTEREDIPVIIFALNHTYTHLLNRPSDYSSYLFQAVLWSKIGFNDMAIKNFNKFVGIHNVKKNKLYDRTYSWSLKNMNNLQKTQSKKISRISKYDLLIDRTEANTLLNNGNYSESLKIINSVITHDSVNVFQYIIRMKSNFQLSNYDKVLVDCNNVISIDSLNPVAYFYRFLSKYSLNDFSESMLNDLIKSITYDSDNYEALVIMSKILESSKRYDAAKDYLQRALKICDYSNINFLKKRIGDIEIMQSK; encoded by the coding sequence ATGAAACATTTAGTATTATATTTATTTGGAATTATATCCATACCTGGCTATTGCCAAGATTGTCTTAATTATGCGAGTCTGATAAAAGGTGGGGATATTTTTTATCAGCAAAAACAGTATAGACAAGCATTAAATAAATATAATGCTGCAAGATTATGCTCTCCTTCGAAATCGATAGAAATTGATAGAAAAGTTAATTTACTTTTTGAATCTATTGAAAATGAAAAAAATGAGGCAATCAGCCAAAAAAAAGTAGCTGAAAAATTAAAAGAGTTAGCAAACATTAATGAAAGAAAAGCGATAGTTGAAAAGGAGAATGCTAACAAAATATTACAGACAATGCAATTTGAAAATTTATCATTGGAGGAGTCTATCAAATCCGCAAATTTAAGCACCATTTATTTATTAGATGAATATAAAAAAAGCAAGCCCTTGGAAGATCAATATGAATATATTTACCGGATTGGTAAGTCTTACTTGGAATTGAGAAATTTTGAAAAATCTAAACCTCTTATTAGACAAGTAGAAGAGAGGTTTCCACAAAATATTTGGGCTTTGAAATCCCTGTCTTATATTTACTACAGTATTGGTGACTTAGACTCTAGTCTTTATTTTTCTGACAGAGCTTTGAATATTAGTGCATTGAATGAAACAGCCAATTTGAATAAAGCTCTTTGCTTAGTTGATAAAGGAGCGTTTACGGATGCAAAAAAACAGATTGCTTTTTTTATAAATAACTTTCATAAAATAGATAATAGCAATTTTTTTCAATCCAATATAAGTGAAGATATATATACTAAATTTAAATCACGAAAATTTAGTATTGCCGCGGATCAAATTTCAACTGTTTTTTCATTTCTTAATGATGCGATAAATATTTATTCAGGAGACACAATTAGTTTGTCCAAAATTATTACTGAATCTAATACCGAGAGAGAAGATATTCCAGTTATTATATTTGCTCTGAACCATACATACACTCATCTGCTAAACAGACCCTCCGATTATAGTTCATATTTATTTCAAGCAGTCTTATGGAGTAAGATTGGATTCAATGATATGGCAATAAAAAATTTTAATAAATTTGTTGGCATTCATAATGTAAAAAAAAATAAGCTTTATGATAGAACTTATTCGTGGAGTTTAAAGAATATGAATAATTTACAAAAAACACAGTCAAAAAAAATTAGTAGAATATCAAAATATGATTTATTAATCGACAGAACTGAGGCAAACACCTTATTAAATAATGGCAATTACTCTGAAAGTCTAAAAATTATAAATAGCGTGATTACTCATGACAGCGTAAATGTATTTCAATATATTATTAGAATGAAATCGAATTTTCAGCTTTCAAATTATGATAAAGTATTAGTTGATTGTAATAATGTTATTAGCATAGATTCATTAAATCCTGTTGCCTATTTTTATAGATTTTTATCAAAATATTCTCTTAATGATTTTTCGGAATCTATGTTAAATGATTTGATTAAATCTATTACATATGATTCAGATAATTATGAAGCATTAGTTATTATGAGCAAAATATTGGAATCTTCGAAGCGATATGACGCCGCAAAGGATTATTTGCAAAGGGCTTTAAAAATATGTGATTATTCTAATATTAATTTTTTAAAGAAAAGAATTGGAGATATCGAGATTATGCAGTCGAAATAG
- a CDS encoding MarR family winged helix-turn-helix transcriptional regulator, translating into MAEIDGKIVDALARVSQAFRVLLRNEGKSNALSPIQIQILIFLLFQSGERSKVIALARHFDLTKATVSDSIKSLAQKCLVEKYVDAADVRSYMIVLTGRGRELALKSAGFASAIEEPLDILSPMQKEIIFTGLLQLIRQFHLAGIISIQQMCFTCSHYDHLGSGHYCKLLKSGLADKELKLDCADHQLSL; encoded by the coding sequence ATGGCTGAAATTGATGGAAAGATCGTTGATGCATTGGCAAGGGTCTCGCAGGCATTTCGCGTATTGCTTCGCAATGAAGGGAAGTCGAATGCATTGAGCCCCATACAAATTCAGATCCTGATCTTTCTGCTTTTTCAGTCCGGGGAAAGATCCAAAGTCATTGCCTTAGCGCGGCACTTTGATCTGACCAAAGCCACAGTCAGCGACAGCATCAAATCGCTGGCACAAAAGTGCCTGGTCGAAAAATACGTGGATGCTGCTGATGTAAGAAGTTACATGATTGTATTGACTGGGCGGGGCAGGGAGTTGGCCCTTAAAAGTGCCGGTTTTGCGTCGGCCATTGAAGAACCGCTGGACATACTATCTCCAATGCAAAAAGAAATCATATTTACGGGTTTGCTCCAACTTATCCGGCAGTTTCACCTGGCCGGCATTATCAGCATTCAGCAAATGTGTTTCACTTGCTCTCATTACGATCATCTTGGCAGTGGGCATTACTGCAAGTTGTTAAAAAGCGGCTTGGCAGACAAGGAGTTGAAACTCGACTGTGCTGATCATCAGCTAAGCCTGTAA
- a CDS encoding hexameric tyrosine-coordinated heme protein: MADPIQLVPGNSLITSTAEEGRQLAIKMARLIIKATQPDAAVREKLRSIYAQDATMLVLIGQTVATEFATIAAANNYWQK; the protein is encoded by the coding sequence ATGGCAGATCCAATTCAATTAGTGCCCGGTAATTCACTCATTACCTCTACTGCCGAAGAAGGCAGACAGCTTGCAATCAAAATGGCAAGACTCATCATTAAAGCCACCCAGCCAGATGCAGCCGTCCGGGAAAAACTTAGGTCTATATACGCTCAGGATGCAACAATGCTGGTTTTGATTGGACAAACTGTTGCCACCGAATTTGCCACAATTGCAGCAGCTAATAATTACTGGCAAAAATGA
- a CDS encoding winged helix-turn-helix transcriptional regulator, which produces MKYCTANEKSACYGLFVSVTTARANCTKILDASRRVLNIQLKEFEEHELVPRKIYPVVPPKVEYSLTEFGKTVISVIGIRPINYMLINWGIL; this is translated from the coding sequence GTGAAGTACTGTACGGCAAATGAAAAATCCGCTTGCTATGGTTTATTCGTATCGGTCACAACCGCCCGAGCGAACTGCACTAAAATCCTCGACGCCTCACGCAGGGTTCTGAATATTCAGTTGAAAGAATTCGAGGAACACGAACTGGTTCCGAGAAAAATTTATCCCGTGGTACCACCAAAAGTAGAATACAGCCTTACCGAATTTGGCAAAACTGTAATCTCAGTGATTGGTATCCGGCCGATAAACTACATGTTGATTAACTGGGGGATTTTGTAG